Below is a genomic region from Naumannella halotolerans.
CTGCGTCGAAGGGGCGGTGGTCGATGTCGCCGAACGGGTGTTGGACGACAGGCGAACCAGGATCGTCAGCTTCGGCGTGGCCGATGATGACCTGTACGCCGCGGGCCTGTCCTGCGGCGGCGAGTTGCGGATCCATCTCAGCCGGGTGGATCCGCACCACCCAGGTGCAGCCGGGGTGCTCGCTGCCCTCGCGCGGGTGCGAAGCGGACAGAGTGCCCGCCTTCTCTACTCTGCCGATGGTTTCGGTGGCCGCGAGTGTGACGCCGAGTTCGTCGAGACGCGGACCCCGCCGGCACAGTTCCTGATCGTCGGGGCGATGGAATACTCGACGGCGCTGTCGGCTGCCGCACAGGCGCTGGACTATCGAGTCACAGTCTGCGATCCGCGGGCGCTGTTCACCACCCAGGACCGGTTCCCGGGCACAGAGCTGGTGGTGGCCTGGCCGCCGCGTCACCTCGCCGCCGCCCAGCTCGACTCCCGATCGGTGATCTGCGTGCTCAGCCATGACGATCGTTTCGACGCCGAGACGATCGCCCTGGCACTGCGGTCGCCGGCCGGGTACGTGGGGGCGATGGGGTCCAGGCGTACTCACGAACGACGCATGCGCGCACTTCTCGACCTCGGGCTCAGCGACGAGGAGCTCACCCGGTTGCATTCGCCGATCGGGCTCGATCTGGGTGCCTCCACCCCCGCCGAGACCGCCATCTCGATCCTTGCCGAGGTGTTGGCGCAGCGCAACGGTACGTCGGGTCGGCCGTTGCGGACGGGTGAGGGAGCCATCCATGGCAACTCCGGTGGAAGGTCCCGGTCGAAGTTGGCGTCGAAGTCGGCGTCGTTGTCACGACTCACGACGAGCTGAGATCCCTCGGCCCGCGTCTCGCCGTCGGGTTTCGATGCCCCGTCGCCTCGATCCCTTCATCTGTTCCGCAGGAAACGCATCTCAGAGCCTGTGACGGGTGCATTTCCTGTGGAACAGATTTGTCGGGTGGGGTGTGTGGTCGGATTCGCGTCGTCTGTCTGGGGTGTGGACTGTCTGGGCTGTCTGTCTGTCTCTCTGTGGCTGTGCTCGGGGCCGTGGGCCGTGCGTCCGCCGCTGGTACGACTGTCGCTTGCGTGCCCGTGCCACGTGAGCGCTCTAATCCGTTCCGCAGGAGTTGCAGCTCAGAGCCCGTGAGGAGTGCATTTGCTGCGGAACGGATTGAGCGCGCGCCTGACCGCGGTCGGGCCCGCTGTTGGTTCGGGCCGGCTTGGTTCGGGCCGGCTTGGTTCGGGCCGGCTTGGTTCGGATCGGTCGCCTGGGTTGTCGACGGATCGATCGCCTGGGTTGTCGACGGGTCGGTGAGGACGGGGTTCGTCGGCGTTGGGCCGGTCCTGGGGTTGGGGTGAGCGTTGGGCAGGTCCTGGGGTTGGGTCCGTGGTGGGCAGGTGCGGGGTTGGGGTGAGCGTTGGACAGGCCCGGGGGTGGGGTCAGCGTCGGACAGGCCCGGGGGTCAGCGTTCGAAATGCACCGAGGGTACGGTCGCCATCGGGCCCATGTGCCAGGCGTCGGGTTGGGCGAGCCGCCAGACCCGGTCCCGGCTCATCGGCAGCTCGAACGGGCGTACCCCCAGGGCATCGCGGATCGCATTGGCCATCGCCGGCGCCACCGGGTTGTACGGTGCCTCGCTCATCGACTTCGCGCCCAGCGGACCCAGGGGCGAATGGGTGTCGGCGAAGTAGACCTCGGTCCGCGGCAGGTCACCGAACTTCGGGGTCCGGTAGTTCCGCAGCGTGCTGGTGGTCACCTCACCGTCGACCACCTGCACGATCTCGTACAACGACGAGCCGATCGCCTGCCCGACGCCGCCTTCGATCTGCCCCCGCAACTGCTCGGGGTTCAACACGGTGCCGGCATCGGCGGCATGCACCGAGCGCAGGATCCGTACCTCACCGGAACCGGGATTCACCGCGATGTCGAAACCGTGCACATTGAACGCGACCGTTCGCGGGGTGCCGTCATGGCTGGCGACCGCCCGTCGCTCTCCGCCGGCGGCGAGTTGCTCGGCCAGGGCGCTCGCGGCGGCGAAGACCGCCCGGCCGGCGACCACGGTCCCGGTCGAACCGTAGGCGCCGGTGTCGTAGGTCCCCAGAGCGGTGTCGGACTGTTTGATCTTCACCCGATCGACCCCCACCCCCAGGGCCTGCGCGGCCAACTGGGTGTGCACGGTGGTGGTGCCGTTGCCGAACTCGGCGGTGCCGACCTCGACGACGAAGCTGCCGTCGTCCAACGCCTCCACCGCAGCGGTCGCGTGGTGCCCCCGCGGGGGGATGGTGGCGATCATGGACAAGGCGACGCCCCGACCGCGTTTCCAACCCGCCGGGGCGCGCAGCCGACCACCGGGTTTCCGAAGCGCCTTCTCGACCAGCTCCAGGCACTGACCCAACCCGTCCTCACCGTCATAGCCGACGTCACCGGGATCGTCCTCGACGGTGACCAACGGGTCGCCGGGACGGACCGCATTGCGGCGGCGGAACTCGATCGGATCAAGATCGAGTTTGCGGGCCAGTTCGTCGATCGCCGACTCGATGGCGAAGATCACCTGGCCCAAGCCGTACCCGCGGAAGGCCCCGGACGGTGGGTTGTTGGTGTAGACCGACTCGGCGTCGATGCTCACATTCGCACAGCGATA
It encodes:
- a CDS encoding XdhC family protein, producing MLELADRLSPLISGDRPFVTATVIGVDGSAPHVLGSSMVFDGESVIGSIAAGCVEGAVVDVAERVLDDRRTRIVSFGVADDDLYAAGLSCGGELRIHLSRVDPHHPGAAGVLAALARVRSGQSARLLYSADGFGGRECDAEFVETRTPPAQFLIVGAMEYSTALSAAAQALDYRVTVCDPRALFTTQDRFPGTELVVAWPPRHLAAAQLDSRSVICVLSHDDRFDAETIALALRSPAGYVGAMGSRRTHERRMRALLDLGLSDEELTRLHSPIGLDLGASTPAETAISILAEVLAQRNGTSGRPLRTGEGAIHGNSGGRSRSKLASKSASLSRLTTS